A genome region from Anaerobacillus alkaliphilus includes the following:
- a CDS encoding GNAT family N-acetyltransferase has product MINYLGTPTLKTERLTLRRLVLNDARSIFDNWLSDERVSDNRISPAHKVVSETKERVANIVNQYSRRDYCYWGIEISETGELIGEIDLYNFDNKTENCEVSYSLGYHWWNLGYGTEALKTVVEFGFSQMNIHKISAAHNTDNPASGKIMSKVGMVQEGTIRHMIRNAKNQYKDCAVYGLLQEDYLKKKIE; this is encoded by the coding sequence TTGATAAATTATTTAGGAACACCCACATTAAAAACAGAAAGGTTAACCCTTAGAAGATTAGTGCTTAATGACGCTCGGAGTATTTTTGACAACTGGCTTTCAGATGAGAGAGTAAGCGACAATCGGATTAGCCCAGCACATAAGGTCGTCTCAGAGACGAAAGAAAGGGTAGCTAATATTGTAAATCAATATAGTCGTAGGGACTATTGTTATTGGGGTATTGAGATCAGTGAAACCGGTGAACTGATTGGCGAAATCGATTTATATAATTTTGACAATAAAACGGAAAATTGTGAAGTAAGTTATTCGCTAGGATACCATTGGTGGAATTTAGGTTATGGAACAGAAGCGTTAAAAACGGTTGTAGAATTTGGATTTTCGCAGATGAATATACATAAAATATCCGCAGCACATAACACTGATAATCCTGCATCAGGTAAAATTATGAGTAAAGTAGGAATGGTGCAAGAAGGTACTATTAGACATATGATTCGTAATGCTAAAAACCAATACAAGGATTGTGCTGTTTATGGGCTTCTCCAAGAAGACTATCTAAAAAAGAAAATTGAATAA
- a CDS encoding NUDIX hydrolase produces the protein MSQNSIVLVVSVTIFNNDKVLIIKENKPKAVGKWNFPSGRIEYGEDILYSARREVKEETGLDVKLTGTTGVYNFISGTNDQVIMFHFTGEVTGGSVNLEEDEITGYKWIRLKDLLTYEDEDLREHGAIRQIIDNLLDGNSHSIKMYNEQLPTKWELSE, from the coding sequence GTGTCGCAAAATTCAATTGTTTTAGTAGTAAGTGTAACAATCTTTAATAATGATAAGGTCTTGATTATTAAAGAGAATAAACCTAAAGCCGTTGGCAAATGGAATTTTCCGAGTGGGCGGATTGAATATGGTGAGGACATTCTTTATTCAGCTCGGAGGGAAGTGAAGGAAGAAACAGGGTTGGACGTAAAACTGACTGGAACGACTGGTGTATACAATTTTATCAGTGGTACAAATGATCAGGTTATTATGTTTCATTTCACAGGAGAGGTTACTGGAGGTTCCGTAAACCTCGAGGAAGATGAAATTACAGGTTACAAATGGATAAGATTAAAAGACCTTCTTACGTATGAAGATGAAGACTTACGAGAACACGGTGCGATAAGACAAATAATTGATAACTTATTAGATGGGAATAGTCACTCAATAAAAATGTATAACGAGCAATTACCTACCAAATGGGAATTATCAGAGTGA
- a CDS encoding RNA polymerase alpha subunit C-terminal domain-containing protein: protein MKTEKSLKVCEKGHKYYKSSECPSCPTCDKETKPVSGFLSKLSSPARNALVHEGIDTLQLLSKYTEKEILKIHGIGPASLPIMRTSLEEEGLSFKE, encoded by the coding sequence TTGAAAACTGAAAAAAGTTTAAAGGTATGTGAAAAAGGACATAAGTATTACAAAAGTAGTGAATGTCCAAGTTGCCCTACCTGTGATAAAGAAACCAAACCTGTAAGCGGATTCCTTTCGAAACTGAGTTCACCTGCTAGAAATGCACTGGTTCACGAAGGAATTGATACTTTGCAATTACTATCAAAGTACACCGAAAAAGAAATTTTAAAGATCCATGGTATTGGGCCAGCTTCCTTACCAATTATGAGAACTTCATTAGAAGAAGAAGGTTTATCATTTAAAGAATAA
- a CDS encoding DUF2812 domain-containing protein — protein sequence MKKMMLFDTWNLERLGSLFSYMGEQGWHLTEVKGGQAIFEKGNVTKTRYRIDTFPINDLKGQNKLDANEQLGWQYIDSIGSIHIFREKEYVEAKEIYTDGSEHARSLKIIQRSHLLKTLGATFLLALSSWLYLNILKNNFTVVLLYDSVIVTLISIFVLGYFLLKMYIGVFYLANLRKKLEDGYQTRIGRITKMKLYQMKVRKALLFLLAAAMTIMGLLELSNSNPYIMFQDDELKIVMLGEILEGENYENVRNGKWRELSFREDGSFFVPNQISVRQSVEIGKDPVYNPTIWAKRYEVGFESIAKLLVLIMVQEKQHLGTFERKTNPSIDELWTIEEENFTSFIARVGKNVFIVDYWGIETVDTLIQYSIKN from the coding sequence ATGAAGAAAATGATGTTGTTTGACACGTGGAACTTAGAAAGACTAGGTTCATTGTTTTCGTATATGGGTGAACAAGGCTGGCATCTTACAGAAGTTAAGGGAGGGCAAGCCATATTTGAAAAAGGGAATGTGACGAAGACCAGGTATCGTATTGATACGTTTCCTATCAATGATCTTAAAGGACAAAACAAGCTTGATGCAAACGAACAGTTAGGCTGGCAATATATTGACTCCATCGGTTCCATTCATATTTTTCGAGAAAAAGAATATGTGGAAGCAAAAGAGATCTATACTGACGGCTCGGAACATGCCCGATCATTAAAGATCATACAAAGAAGCCATTTATTAAAAACATTAGGAGCCACTTTTCTTTTAGCTTTATCAAGTTGGTTGTATCTAAATATCTTAAAAAATAATTTTACTGTTGTACTGCTTTATGATTCCGTAATTGTAACACTAATTTCGATATTCGTTCTTGGCTACTTCTTGTTGAAAATGTATATAGGGGTATTTTACCTTGCGAATTTGAGAAAAAAATTAGAAGACGGATATCAGACTCGTATAGGCAGAATAACAAAAATGAAGCTATATCAAATGAAAGTAAGGAAGGCACTATTATTTTTGCTAGCTGCTGCAATGACAATTATGGGCTTACTTGAGCTATCTAACTCCAATCCTTATATTATGTTCCAGGATGATGAGCTGAAGATTGTAATGTTAGGTGAAATCCTAGAAGGTGAAAATTATGAGAATGTTAGAAATGGTAAATGGCGTGAACTATCTTTTAGGGAAGATGGAAGCTTTTTCGTTCCTAATCAAATTTCAGTACGTCAAAGTGTTGAAATTGGTAAGGATCCAGTATACAATCCTACGATTTGGGCAAAGCGTTACGAGGTGGGTTTTGAGAGCATTGCAAAACTATTGGTATTGATAATGGTGCAAGAAAAGCAGCATCTAGGAACATTCGAACGTAAGACTAATCCCTCCATTGATGAGTTATGGACCATCGAGGAGGAAAATTTCACATCATTTATCGCTAGGGTAGGAAAAAATGTGTTTATTGTAGACTACTGGGGGATTGAGACGGTCGATACTTTGATTCAGTATTCGATAAAAAATTAA
- a CDS encoding YuzF family protein, producing the protein MYYGYDTQQRNMNTQYQTMIDPFVIETLQTVIGKHLVVETTRDSVRGVLKDVKPDHITLMAGDTPFFIRIQQIVTIMPIS; encoded by the coding sequence ATGTATTACGGATATGATACGCAACAAAGAAACATGAATACACAGTATCAAACAATGATTGACCCATTCGTCATTGAAACGTTACAAACAGTTATTGGTAAGCATCTTGTTGTTGAGACAACTAGAGACTCAGTTCGCGGCGTCTTAAAGGATGTAAAACCTGATCACATTACGCTGATGGCTGGTGATACACCGTTTTTTATTCGAATTCAACAAATTGTAACAATCATGCCGATTAGTTAA
- a CDS encoding S66 family peptidase encodes MLIPVKLKVGDEIRIIAPSRSASILSNEGIQFAKKSLEGLGLIVTFGKSIFNADLHNSTSIQERLEDLHEAFRDQNVKGILTVIGGFNSNELLPYINYDIIQHNPKVFCGYSDITAIATAITTKTGLVTYSGPHFSSFQMEKAQEYQTNYFKKCLMQEESYIIQPSPQWSDDAWYLDQENRHFEATSWKVYNKGQACAQLYGGNLCTLNLLQGTEYIPEFHGKILFIEDDEMTIPETFARDLTSLLQVAGNIKGLVIGRFQRASKITEEQLIFTLDKHPILKALPVLYDVDFGHTQPIITFPIGGVVNLKSEGKEIHLLKF; translated from the coding sequence TTGCTTATACCAGTGAAACTCAAAGTAGGAGATGAGATTAGAATTATCGCACCAAGTAGAAGTGCGAGTATCTTATCTAATGAAGGAATACAGTTTGCAAAAAAAAGTCTAGAAGGCTTAGGTTTGATTGTGACGTTTGGAAAAAGTATATTTAATGCTGATTTACATAACTCTACTTCTATTCAAGAACGGCTTGAAGATTTGCATGAGGCATTTCGTGATCAAAACGTAAAAGGAATTTTAACCGTAATAGGCGGCTTTAATAGTAACGAGCTTTTACCATATATTAATTATGATATCATTCAACATAATCCAAAAGTGTTTTGTGGGTATAGTGATATAACTGCGATTGCGACCGCTATTACAACAAAAACAGGTCTAGTGACGTATTCAGGTCCGCATTTTTCAAGCTTTCAAATGGAAAAAGCACAAGAGTATCAAACAAACTACTTCAAAAAATGTCTAATGCAAGAAGAAAGCTATATAATCCAACCGTCTCCACAATGGAGTGATGACGCTTGGTATTTAGATCAGGAAAATAGACACTTTGAAGCTACGAGTTGGAAGGTTTATAACAAGGGCCAAGCTTGCGCTCAATTATATGGTGGAAATCTCTGTACGCTAAACTTGCTGCAAGGTACGGAATACATTCCAGAGTTTCATGGGAAGATACTTTTCATAGAAGATGATGAAATGACAATTCCTGAAACATTCGCTCGGGATTTAACATCGTTATTACAAGTAGCAGGTAATATCAAAGGACTAGTCATTGGCCGTTTTCAACGTGCATCTAAAATAACAGAAGAACAGCTTATTTTCACCCTTGATAAACATCCTATTTTAAAAGCGCTTCCAGTTCTATACGATGTTGACTTTGGTCATACACAACCGATAATTACATTCCCAATCGGTGGGGTTGTTAATTTAAAAAGTGAAGGGAAAGAAATACACCTACTTAAATTTTAA
- a CDS encoding isochorismatase family protein: MFPELPALLILDVQKGFDDPYWGKRNNPQAEENMSRLLSEWRRRGGTVIYSKHLSVQPKSPLHHTNKIGTEFKDIISPALGEMVFTKNVNSAFIGTELGTYLQQQKVKSVVITGLSTQHCVSTTTRMSGNLGYHTYLVSDAIAAFEVTDHNGNVHSADAIQEHELAMLHNEFATIVTTDEIINQFR, encoded by the coding sequence ATGTTTCCAGAGTTACCAGCATTACTGATCTTAGATGTTCAGAAGGGTTTCGATGACCCGTATTGGGGAAAGCGAAATAATCCTCAAGCTGAGGAGAATATGTCACGCTTGCTCTCGGAGTGGAGACGGAGAGGTGGAACCGTTATTTATTCTAAACATTTGTCAGTTCAGCCGAAGTCACCACTTCACCATACGAATAAAATAGGTACAGAATTCAAAGACATTATTTCCCCAGCTTTAGGTGAAATGGTGTTCACAAAGAATGTGAATAGTGCGTTTATAGGAACTGAACTAGGAACGTATTTGCAGCAACAAAAGGTAAAGTCTGTTGTAATAACTGGTCTATCAACACAGCATTGTGTTTCAACGACGACCAGAATGAGCGGAAATCTTGGTTATCACACATACTTAGTCTCAGATGCGATTGCTGCATTTGAAGTTACTGATCATAATGGAAACGTGCATTCAGCAGATGCGATACAGGAGCATGAATTAGCCATGTTACATAACGAGTTTGCGACAATCGTAACAACGGATGAAATAATCAATCAATTTCGTTAA
- a CDS encoding stalk domain-containing protein gives MKSIIKLRYYTLFMTIFFFSSINVGYTINWHQANGNETQTRFSHEHILPPLVPKWTNRESSNQFPVIDGHTIYVTSTNPLKLQAIELTSGKVKWEYTLGGSKQLPPLARDGIIYVGNATHYMAIQDLNTHPKVLWSVPLVTGTVPSTVFRDTIYVSTGIGNYTAIDRRTGARKWGNFEPKSSHPVAIGEGRLYGASDSDVFAYVDNGKTYTTVWTRSFWTTGKVTQPIYKNGMVYVGFNQDYYALNARTGNVVWRTRLPGNITEASAIGKNFLFLNIANKTVIAIHPSNGNIVWRTPLDILGAPLVVNDTVYLASNKGLYGLSTQNGTQTFTWHRSAHHSRYALAAAKDFIIYTRQDHMIGFLPHNKNIRVMIDGKEQTFNRIPKIVSGRTLVPMRALFEAFDANVSWNGATRTVTAKTEDTTVELTIDKTEAYVNGKLIILDVPATIIDSTTYVPIRFISESLEKTVTWDGKERIVDISSVKEYPSQKLIVNGTVVRDDIKVTNYHGTPTIHADPIFQYLGGGVQYHLGIGQIIATVPNNSIVFDYSKRELVPNLYTTTVDGKDIFIKYLHVVNNQIPGKEEFHLDLTFFQDAFNWTVQWDREQGIVNIKYN, from the coding sequence TTGAAATCTATTATAAAATTAAGATATTACACGTTATTTATGACTATATTTTTCTTTTCGTCGATTAACGTAGGCTACACAATAAATTGGCACCAGGCAAATGGCAATGAAACACAAACTAGGTTTTCACATGAACATATTTTACCGCCATTAGTACCAAAGTGGACAAATCGTGAGTCTTCAAATCAATTTCCTGTGATCGATGGACATACGATTTATGTCACTTCAACTAATCCACTAAAATTGCAAGCCATTGAATTAACTTCAGGAAAAGTAAAATGGGAGTACACCCTTGGAGGATCTAAACAGCTTCCCCCGTTAGCAAGAGATGGTATTATCTATGTTGGTAACGCTACTCATTACATGGCTATTCAAGATTTAAACACTCACCCAAAGGTCTTATGGTCAGTTCCTCTAGTTACTGGAACAGTTCCTTCTACAGTTTTTAGAGATACAATTTATGTAAGTACAGGTATAGGGAATTATACTGCCATTGACAGAAGAACAGGGGCACGCAAATGGGGCAATTTTGAACCAAAATCCAGCCACCCAGTTGCGATTGGCGAAGGACGGTTATACGGGGCCTCTGATAGCGATGTGTTTGCTTATGTAGACAATGGAAAAACTTACACTACCGTATGGACTAGAAGTTTTTGGACTACAGGCAAAGTCACACAGCCAATTTACAAGAATGGCATGGTTTATGTAGGCTTTAACCAAGACTATTACGCTTTAAATGCTAGAACTGGAAATGTTGTTTGGCGAACTAGACTTCCTGGAAATATTACAGAGGCCAGCGCTATTGGTAAAAATTTTCTATTTTTAAACATAGCAAATAAAACGGTAATAGCAATTCACCCATCCAACGGAAATATCGTTTGGAGAACACCACTAGACATCTTAGGTGCACCCTTGGTTGTGAATGATACTGTTTATTTAGCTAGTAACAAAGGATTGTACGGATTATCTACCCAAAATGGTACACAAACATTTACGTGGCATAGGTCTGCTCACCACTCGAGATATGCTTTAGCAGCTGCAAAGGATTTTATCATTTACACGAGACAAGACCATATGATCGGTTTCCTTCCTCACAATAAAAATATTCGTGTCATGATAGATGGAAAAGAACAAACTTTTAATAGAATTCCTAAAATTGTCTCTGGAAGAACTTTAGTACCGATGAGGGCTCTATTTGAAGCATTCGATGCTAATGTATCTTGGAATGGAGCAACAAGAACTGTAACTGCGAAAACCGAGGATACCACTGTTGAACTAACAATAGATAAAACAGAAGCCTATGTAAATGGCAAGCTTATTATTCTTGATGTACCTGCTACAATTATTGACAGCACAACATATGTACCAATTCGATTTATTAGTGAGTCATTAGAAAAAACAGTAACATGGGACGGAAAAGAACGTATAGTTGACATATCTTCAGTTAAAGAATATCCATCTCAAAAACTCATCGTCAATGGGACTGTTGTTAGAGATGATATCAAGGTTACTAATTACCATGGAACTCCTACCATACACGCAGACCCTATTTTTCAATATTTAGGCGGAGGCGTGCAATATCACCTAGGGATTGGGCAAATCATTGCTACAGTTCCTAATAACTCTATTGTCTTTGACTATAGCAAGCGGGAGCTAGTTCCTAATCTATATACTACTACGGTTGATGGAAAAGATATATTTATCAAGTATTTGCATGTTGTCAATAATCAAATCCCCGGAAAAGAAGAATTTCATCTTGACCTCACGTTCTTCCAAGATGCCTTTAATTGGACAGTGCAGTGGGATCGTGAGCAAGGGATAGTAAATATTAAATACAATTAG
- a CDS encoding GNAT family N-acetyltransferase: MEILKISEISQVKVSDFFKEHWGSTEMVISSGIYDCSKLNGFVILNKETEIIGLITYIISNDECEIISLDSIVEKQGIGSSLLQAVESIALENRCKKVKLITTNDNLLAMKFYQKRGYCIANVYKNAVEKARKLKPEIPLVGYDGIPIRDEIELEKTVRNEEK; this comes from the coding sequence ATGGAAATTCTAAAAATAAGTGAGATATCCCAAGTGAAAGTTTCTGATTTTTTCAAAGAGCATTGGGGAAGTACTGAGATGGTGATTTCATCAGGTATATACGATTGTTCTAAGTTAAATGGGTTTGTTATTTTAAATAAAGAGACCGAAATAATTGGTTTAATTACATACATCATATCTAATGATGAGTGTGAAATCATTTCATTAGATAGTATTGTAGAAAAGCAAGGAATAGGGAGTTCCCTATTACAGGCGGTAGAGAGTATTGCATTAGAGAATAGATGTAAAAAAGTTAAACTTATTACTACGAATGACAACTTGTTGGCAATGAAATTCTATCAAAAACGAGGCTATTGCATAGCAAATGTCTATAAGAACGCTGTTGAGAAAGCAAGAAAGTTAAAGCCAGAGATCCCTTTGGTTGGTTATGATGGTATCCCGATTAGAGACGAGATAGAACTTGAAAAGACAGTGAGAAACGAGGAGAAATAG
- a CDS encoding DUF3888 domain-containing protein: protein MKWRILIVSLVVVIIFGWYVWSSERTKTRLAQEIVFLEQHTELFNEHFPEFLWELFSEPILTTISQQYSLNENYGFKVDANKHIKLTRNWDHNSGFIVQFYIVAHDTKRDLGYDIVTFRLKNNNKIHLIEYKKNGW, encoded by the coding sequence ATGAAGTGGAGAATATTAATAGTTAGTTTGGTTGTCGTAATCATTTTTGGATGGTATGTATGGAGTAGCGAACGAACTAAAACAAGGTTGGCTCAAGAAATTGTTTTTCTAGAACAACATACGGAGCTATTTAATGAACATTTCCCTGAATTTTTATGGGAGTTATTCTCGGAACCCATTTTAACTACAATCAGTCAGCAATACAGCTTGAATGAGAATTATGGATTTAAAGTTGATGCAAACAAACATATTAAATTAACACGTAATTGGGATCATAATTCGGGGTTTATCGTGCAGTTTTATATTGTTGCTCATGATACGAAAAGGGATTTAGGCTACGATATAGTGACGTTCAGACTTAAAAATAATAATAAAATACACTTAATAGAGTATAAGAAAAACGGTTGGTGA
- a CDS encoding S8 family peptidase: MATMKRLLVCFKPGTDRSTCLKMHKEMKATLVNEIKEIDIHVVTVSSDEVPTCLTRYASTEGVRFVEEDHLIQVEPVSDTNEVTSKVGNSTITTNDPLSDRQWGLENVNAQGAWDLARISPISARIAILDTGVNRNHPDLRGKVIHNANFSSSSTVEDVHGHGTHVAGIAAALTNNRNGIAGMSYNAAGIMNIKVLGDTGSGTNSNVAEGIIYAANRGAHVVNMSFGSAQSNETLQMAINYANDRGVLLVGAAGNNSSNLPHYPAAYTSVLSVAATNQSNELAPFSNYGTWVDVAAPGQNILSTFPVELEDSMYRVASGTSMATPFVSGLAGLIKATNSALTNREIRSIIERAATQSISGGTIRFGRIDAMRAILIAPTSRRQRQRTSNRPSVWLNTQ; the protein is encoded by the coding sequence ATGGCTACAATGAAGCGGCTACTAGTTTGCTTTAAGCCTGGGACGGATAGGTCTACTTGTTTGAAGATGCACAAGGAGATGAAGGCCACACTTGTTAATGAGATTAAAGAGATTGATATACATGTAGTTACAGTATCAAGCGACGAGGTACCAACTTGTCTTACTAGATATGCTTCCACTGAAGGAGTTCGATTTGTGGAGGAGGATCACTTGATACAGGTTGAACCAGTTTCAGATACAAACGAGGTGACTAGTAAGGTAGGTAACTCTACTATTACAACGAACGATCCATTATCAGATAGGCAATGGGGACTTGAGAACGTTAACGCACAAGGAGCGTGGGATTTGGCACGAATTTCTCCTATCTCTGCTAGAATTGCCATTCTAGATACTGGAGTAAACCGAAATCATCCTGACTTGAGAGGGAAGGTCATCCATAATGCAAATTTCTCCAGTTCTTCAACAGTGGAAGATGTTCATGGACATGGGACTCATGTGGCTGGGATTGCTGCAGCGTTAACGAACAATAGAAATGGAATCGCAGGAATGAGCTATAATGCGGCTGGGATTATGAATATAAAAGTTTTAGGAGACACAGGAAGTGGCACTAACAGTAATGTTGCCGAGGGTATTATTTATGCTGCGAATCGAGGAGCACATGTTGTTAACATGAGTTTTGGCTCTGCGCAAAGCAATGAGACGCTGCAAATGGCAATAAACTATGCAAATGATAGAGGTGTACTTCTAGTTGGTGCAGCAGGCAATAATTCTTCAAACCTACCGCATTATCCCGCAGCATATACATCTGTACTTTCGGTAGCTGCCACAAATCAAAGCAACGAACTAGCACCATTCTCCAACTATGGAACTTGGGTAGATGTGGCAGCACCAGGACAAAATATTCTATCTACCTTTCCAGTGGAATTAGAAGATTCGATGTATAGGGTTGCATCAGGAACTTCAATGGCTACTCCTTTTGTTAGTGGTCTTGCAGGCTTAATAAAAGCAACAAATTCAGCGTTAACGAATAGAGAAATTAGGTCAATCATTGAGCGAGCAGCCACTCAATCGATTTCAGGAGGTACAATTCGCTTTGGTAGGATTGATGCGATGAGAGCAATTCTGATTGCACCTACAAGTCGCCGTCAACGACAACGAACGAGTAATCGTCCTTCTGTATGGTTGAATACTCAGTAA